A genomic segment from Barrientosiimonas humi encodes:
- a CDS encoding CoA transferase subunit A has translation MDKVVSSPAAAIEGIGDGASLAVGGFGLCGIPSVLIQALHGTSATDLHVISNNCGVDDWGLGILLNDKRISKITASYVGENKEFARQYLEGELEVHLTPQGTLAEKLRAGGAGIPAFFTRTGVGTQVAEGGMPLRYADDGSIAKASEPKETRTIDFAGEETEYVLEDSIVADFGLVRAWKGDRHGNLVFRTSARNFNPLCAMAGRVSVAEVEELVEPGELSPDEIHLPGIYVQRVLALTPEQARDKRIERVTTRPRQESPTAAGAAAGSETTEA, from the coding sequence TGGTCTCCTCGCCGGCGGCGGCGATCGAGGGAATCGGTGACGGCGCATCGCTCGCGGTCGGCGGGTTCGGCCTCTGCGGCATCCCGAGCGTGCTGATCCAGGCGCTGCACGGCACCAGCGCGACCGACCTGCACGTCATCTCCAACAACTGCGGCGTCGACGACTGGGGTCTCGGAATCCTGTTGAACGACAAGCGGATCAGCAAGATCACCGCGTCGTACGTCGGTGAGAACAAGGAGTTCGCGCGGCAGTACCTCGAGGGCGAGCTCGAGGTCCACCTGACCCCGCAGGGCACCCTCGCCGAGAAGCTGCGCGCCGGCGGCGCGGGCATCCCGGCGTTCTTCACCCGCACCGGCGTCGGCACCCAGGTCGCCGAGGGCGGCATGCCGCTGCGCTACGCCGACGACGGCTCGATCGCCAAGGCGTCCGAGCCCAAGGAGACCCGCACCATCGACTTCGCGGGCGAGGAGACGGAGTACGTCCTCGAGGACTCGATCGTCGCCGACTTCGGCCTGGTGCGTGCCTGGAAGGGCGACCGGCACGGCAACCTGGTGTTCCGCACCAGCGCCCGCAACTTCAACCCGCTGTGCGCCATGGCGGGCCGGGTCTCGGTGGCCGAGGTCGAGGAGCTGGTCGAGCCCGGCGAGCTGTCCCCCGACGAGATCCACCTGCCGGGCATCTACGTCCAGCGGGTGCTGGCGCTCACGCCCGAGCAGGCCCGCGACAAGCGCATCGAGCGGGTCACGACCCGCCCGCGTCAGGAGTCACCCACGGCGGCCGGTGC